A stretch of the Chlorobiota bacterium genome encodes the following:
- the cphA gene encoding cyanophycin synthetase has product MRILKIQALRGPNIWSINRKKLIQMRIDLEELEQLPTNKIEGFSNRLEAMFPSMYSHRCSKGVPGGFFSRVIEGTWMGHVIEHIALEIQTLAGMDTGFGRTRETKTSGVYNVVFSYMEENVGMFAAESSVRISEALISGVEYDLASDIKKMREIREYVRLGPSTGSLVDEAVARDIPWIRLGTNSLIQLGYGKNQVRFQATITQNTSNIAVDIACNKEQTKRMLDMASIPVAKGSIAVDEEDLKDIIDSIGYPIVLKPLDGNHGKGASINVNNFEDAIAGLAFAQKYSRKVIVEKFVTGFDFRILVINNQVVAAAQRVPANVIGDGINSIEKLIEIENKDPRRGYGHENVLTEIEIDRDTLDLLEKLDYTIDSVPKNNEIVYLKSTANLSTGGTSIDITDMLHPENIFLSERVSRVIGLDVCGIDIMAKNLTEPLSENGGVVLEVNAAPGFRMHLAPAEGLPRNVASPVIDMLYPLGKPSRIPIIAVTGTNGKTTTTRLLAHIVKNSGKRVGFTTSDGIYVQNHMLQKGDTTGPMSAEFILKDPTVEFALLETARGGILRAGLGFSRCDIGIITNIREDHLGLNDIENLDDLGRVKSVVVKSIKNDGWAVLNASDDQCVKISKDLDCNVSFFSLDENNPIIVEHCKKGGIAAVYENGFITIKKGDWKIRIEKVTTIPLTYGGKAKFMVENVLAASLAAYLWGFKTELIKLSLETFIPSPALTPGRMNIFNFKKFKLMVDFAHNPAGYTAIEDFLTSITATTKIGIIAGVGDRRNQDITDCGMIAARMFDHIIIRQEKHLRGREAQEIIDLIVEGIKSVDKIVTYEVIPKEVEAIKHAISTAEEGAFITALSDVVTNAIEIVQVYLDKESGL; this is encoded by the coding sequence ATGAGAATATTAAAGATACAAGCTTTGCGAGGTCCTAATATATGGAGTATTAATCGTAAAAAATTAATTCAAATGAGAATTGATTTAGAAGAGTTAGAGCAGTTACCAACAAATAAAATTGAAGGCTTTAGTAATAGGCTTGAAGCAATGTTCCCATCAATGTATAGCCATAGATGCAGTAAAGGAGTTCCTGGAGGTTTTTTTTCAAGAGTAATTGAAGGTACATGGATGGGTCATGTTATTGAGCACATTGCTTTAGAAATTCAAACCTTAGCAGGAATGGACACAGGGTTTGGCCGTACTAGAGAGACAAAAACGTCAGGAGTTTATAATGTAGTTTTTAGTTATATGGAAGAAAATGTTGGAATGTTTGCTGCAGAATCATCAGTAAGAATTTCTGAAGCTTTGATTTCTGGAGTAGAATATGATTTAGCATCTGATATAAAAAAAATGCGTGAAATTAGAGAGTATGTTAGATTAGGACCAAGTACTGGTTCGTTAGTAGATGAAGCAGTTGCAAGGGATATTCCATGGATAAGATTAGGTACAAATTCACTTATTCAACTTGGTTATGGAAAAAATCAAGTTAGGTTTCAAGCAACTATAACACAAAATACTAGCAACATAGCTGTTGATATTGCTTGTAATAAAGAGCAAACAAAACGAATGCTTGATATGGCATCTATACCAGTTGCTAAAGGTTCTATTGCAGTTGATGAAGAGGATTTGAAAGATATTATTGATAGTATCGGTTATCCAATTGTTTTAAAACCATTAGATGGGAATCATGGTAAAGGAGCATCAATTAATGTAAATAACTTTGAAGATGCAATTGCTGGTTTAGCTTTTGCTCAAAAATACTCTCGTAAAGTTATAGTAGAAAAATTTGTAACGGGATTTGATTTTCGAATATTAGTTATTAATAATCAAGTTGTGGCTGCTGCCCAAAGAGTTCCAGCAAATGTTATTGGAGATGGAATCAATTCAATAGAAAAATTAATTGAAATAGAGAATAAAGACCCTAGAAGAGGATATGGACATGAGAATGTTCTAACAGAAATTGAAATTGATCGCGATACTCTTGATCTACTTGAGAAATTAGATTATACTATAGATTCTGTTCCTAAAAATAATGAAATTGTTTATTTAAAATCGACTGCAAATTTAAGTACTGGAGGAACTTCAATAGATATAACTGATATGCTTCACCCAGAAAATATTTTTCTATCTGAAAGAGTATCAAGAGTCATTGGTCTTGATGTGTGTGGAATTGATATAATGGCAAAGAATTTAACTGAACCACTTTCAGAAAATGGTGGTGTGGTTTTAGAGGTAAACGCTGCTCCAGGATTTAGAATGCATTTAGCACCTGCTGAAGGTTTACCACGCAATGTTGCTTCCCCTGTAATTGATATGCTTTATCCATTAGGAAAACCTTCTAGAATACCTATAATTGCAGTTACTGGTACAAATGGAAAAACTACTACTACAAGGTTACTTGCACACATTGTTAAAAACTCTGGTAAAAGAGTTGGTTTCACAACTTCAGATGGTATTTATGTTCAAAATCATATGCTTCAAAAAGGTGATACAACTGGTCCAATGAGTGCAGAATTTATTTTAAAAGATCCTACAGTTGAATTTGCATTATTAGAAACCGCTCGTGGAGGTATTTTAAGAGCAGGATTAGGCTTTAGTAGATGTGATATAGGTATTATTACTAATATACGAGAAGATCATTTAGGATTAAATGATATTGAGAATTTAGATGATTTAGGAAGAGTAAAATCGGTTGTTGTAAAAAGTATAAAAAATGATGGGTGGGCAGTATTAAATGCATCAGATGATCAATGCGTTAAAATATCAAAAGATTTAGATTGTAATGTATCATTCTTTAGTTTAGATGAAAACAATCCTATAATAGTTGAGCATTGTAAAAAAGGTGGCATTGCTGCAGTTTATGAGAACGGTTTTATTACTATAAAAAAAGGAGACTGGAAAATTCGTATTGAAAAAGTAACAACAATACCTTTAACATATGGTGGCAAAGCTAAATTTATGGTTGAAAATGTTTTAGCTGCATCATTAGCTGCATATCTGTGGGGTTTTAAAACAGAATTAATTAAACTTTCTTTGGAAACATTTATTCCATCTCCAGCATTAACTCCTGGTAGAATGAATATATTTAACTTTAAGAAATTCAAGTTAATGGTTGATTTTGCACATAATCCTGCTGGTTATACAGCAATTGAAGATTTCCTTACTTCAATTACAGCCACAACGAAAATTGGTATAATTGCTGGAGTTGGCGATAGACGCAACCAAGATATTACTGATTGTGGTATGATTGCAGCGAGAATGTTTGATCATATAATAATTAGACAAGAAAAACATTTAAGAGGAAGAGAAGCTCAAGAGATTATTGACCTTATAGTTGAAGGGATTAAGTCTGTAGATAAAATTGTAACATATGAAGTTATTCCAAAAGAAGTTGAAGCCATTAAGCATGCAATTTCAACTGCAGAAGAAGGTGCTTTTATTACTGCATTAAGTGACGTTGTTACTAATGCTATTGAGATTGTTCAAGTATATTTGGATAAAGAATCTGGGTTGTAA
- a CDS encoding cyanophycinase, translating into MTPKGKLIIIGGAVDKGSFTEKNYENEIEKNINFFEEGILKRIIIESSKGIFSRIEVVTTASQIPEIVGKEYVKAFSYLGVENVDVMNILSRETANSDLICNRLKNADIVMFTGGDQLRLTSILGGTNFHNLLEDKYLNHEFLIAGTSAGAAACSTNMIYQGSASEALLKGEIKITSGLGLIDDVIIDTHFVHRGRIGRLFQAVVGNPRVLGIGLGEDTGLLITQGKLMEAIGSGLVMLVDGRKIDQTNITQINMGEPISISNLIVHVLAKGDKYNLEKHKFNISEVVHQLEKNDEN; encoded by the coding sequence ATGACACCAAAAGGAAAATTAATAATCATAGGGGGGGCTGTTGATAAAGGAAGTTTTACAGAAAAAAATTATGAAAATGAAATTGAAAAAAATATAAATTTTTTTGAAGAAGGAATTTTAAAAAGAATTATTATCGAGTCATCAAAAGGTATTTTCTCAAGAATTGAAGTTGTAACAACTGCTTCACAAATCCCCGAAATTGTTGGAAAAGAATATGTTAAAGCATTCTCATACCTTGGTGTTGAAAATGTTGATGTTATGAATATTCTTTCAAGAGAAACTGCAAATAGTGATCTCATTTGTAATCGACTGAAAAACGCTGATATAGTAATGTTTACTGGAGGCGATCAATTAAGATTAACATCAATTTTAGGTGGAACTAATTTCCATAATTTATTGGAAGACAAATATCTTAATCACGAATTTCTTATTGCTGGAACCTCAGCTGGAGCTGCTGCCTGCTCTACAAATATGATTTATCAAGGTTCGGCAAGTGAAGCTTTACTAAAAGGTGAGATCAAAATTACTTCTGGTTTAGGTTTAATAGATGATGTTATTATTGACACTCATTTTGTTCATAGAGGAAGAATTGGAAGATTGTTTCAAGCCGTTGTTGGTAATCCGAGAGTATTAGGTATTGGTCTTGGTGAAGATACTGGATTATTAATTACTCAAGGTAAATTGATGGAGGCAATAGGTTCTGGGTTAGTTATGTTAGTTGATGGCAGGAAAATAGATCAAACAAATATTACCCAAATTAATATGGGTGAACCAATTTCTATAAGTAATTTGATTGTACATGTTTTAGCTAAAGGAGATAAATATAATTTGGAAAAACATAAATTTAATATTTCAGAAGTTGTACATCAATTAGAAAAAAATGATGAAAATTAA
- the mfd gene encoding transcription-repair coupling factor, translating to MKRILDQISNSKELNTLIEEIKVSRSIKIKGLAGSLKSLYPSLVHQRTGEPVLIITEDPIEANDLYTDICSLIGGENTTLYHEEHHTQVAIRESVEAELVSLTDALKVISSQPNRVIITDIESLIAKVPPPFEMNSSSLNLKQGDNVNMLELAHRLALGGFEKNEIVSSIGEYAVRGGLLDLFPLGLTNPLRIEFFGDEIDSIREFDTMSQRSIKEFNEIDITTRVFHSDDEINLSSTLINYLSDSTLIFVDEPERIFGMINVKVDERFLSSINNFKQILHSSFYNDEVIVVNSESQPLTNATLREICNLINTFYKDNYKIYILSEGIDAKRRIEDLLESECDRAFESGEEYSFNPVDLTLTQESLAQGFILNQKKIAILTEHQLFERRRTNIKTSSRNKKFKGFTFRELKQLHKGDYVVHVDKGIGQFMGLETISVAGAEAEAVKLRYAENDYLFVNLSFINRLQKYSSKESTEPKLNKLGTQDWERTKAKAKKRLKDIARELITLYAERKRQKGFAYSTDTTWQRELEASFMYEDTDDQARTTVEIKKDMESSTPMDRLVCGDVGFGKTEVAVRAAFKAVQSGKQVAVLCPTTILAQQHYNTFRDRLGRYAVNVDLLSRFRSKSEQNSTLKKLTEGGVDVLIGTHRILSKDISFKDIGLLIIDEEQRFGVSAKEKLRMIRANIDTLTLTATPIPRTLNFSLLGARDLSLIETPPRNRLPIHTELIQWNDETIREVIQNEIKRGGQCFFVHWKISDIEDISAKIRELVPNSRITIAHGQLSPNVVEKNVMAFIEKKFDILIATKIIESGIDIPAVNTMIVNRADKYGLAELYQLRGRVGRSNIQAFCYMIVPPSASISKIAMRRLQAISELTDLGSGMKLAMKDMEIRGAGNLLGGEQSGYIDDIGFELYQKIIDEAVSELKNEEFKGMFNENIEEDKLPFNEAITIETEQDALITKTYIPSDSERYDFYLRMYSSRDESTITNIENEMRDRFGKLPVKTDRLFEVVKLRLLAMNTGVDKIILQHNKMILELPNENNKLFYEKHFKKILQSISKIPNSSPEAKGKSLRVIIEGVNSIQMAYSIINQIVLELKIV from the coding sequence ATCATGAAGAGCACCACACTCAAGTAGCAATAAGAGAAAGTGTTGAAGCTGAGTTAGTATCATTAACCGATGCTTTAAAAGTAATTTCAAGCCAACCAAACAGAGTTATTATTACTGATATTGAATCATTAATAGCTAAAGTACCCCCACCATTTGAAATGAATTCAAGTTCATTGAATTTAAAACAAGGGGATAATGTAAATATGTTAGAATTGGCTCATAGGCTTGCATTAGGAGGATTTGAAAAAAATGAAATTGTTTCCTCAATTGGTGAATATGCTGTACGAGGTGGGTTATTGGATTTGTTCCCATTAGGACTAACAAATCCATTGAGAATCGAATTTTTTGGAGATGAGATTGACTCTATTAGAGAATTTGATACAATGTCTCAAAGATCTATAAAAGAATTCAATGAAATAGATATTACTACAAGAGTTTTTCATTCTGATGATGAAATTAATTTATCATCAACATTGATAAATTATTTATCTGATAGCACTTTAATTTTTGTTGATGAACCAGAAAGAATATTTGGTATGATAAACGTGAAAGTAGATGAGAGATTTTTGTCATCAATCAACAACTTCAAGCAAATATTACATTCTAGTTTTTATAATGACGAAGTAATAGTTGTAAATTCTGAATCACAACCCTTGACAAATGCCACATTAAGAGAAATATGCAATTTAATTAATACGTTTTATAAAGACAATTACAAAATTTATATACTCTCTGAAGGAATTGACGCAAAAAGAAGAATTGAGGATTTATTGGAAAGTGAATGTGATAGAGCATTTGAAAGTGGTGAAGAATATTCATTTAATCCTGTTGATTTAACACTCACTCAAGAAAGTTTAGCACAAGGGTTTATATTAAATCAAAAGAAAATAGCAATTTTAACTGAGCATCAGTTATTTGAAAGAAGAAGAACTAATATTAAAACTTCTTCCAGAAATAAAAAGTTTAAAGGATTTACATTTAGAGAATTAAAGCAATTACATAAGGGTGATTATGTTGTTCATGTTGATAAAGGGATTGGGCAATTTATGGGTCTTGAAACAATTTCAGTAGCTGGTGCTGAAGCAGAAGCAGTAAAACTTAGATATGCAGAAAATGATTATCTTTTTGTGAACTTGAGTTTTATAAATAGATTACAAAAATATTCATCTAAAGAAAGTACTGAACCAAAACTTAACAAACTTGGTACTCAAGATTGGGAAAGAACTAAAGCTAAAGCAAAGAAAAGATTAAAGGATATTGCAAGAGAGTTGATTACTCTTTATGCTGAGAGAAAAAGACAAAAAGGCTTTGCTTACTCAACTGATACTACTTGGCAAAGAGAACTTGAAGCATCTTTTATGTATGAAGATACAGATGATCAAGCTAGAACTACTGTCGAAATAAAAAAAGATATGGAAAGCTCTACACCTATGGATAGATTAGTTTGTGGTGATGTTGGTTTTGGGAAAACAGAAGTTGCTGTTAGAGCCGCTTTTAAAGCAGTGCAATCAGGAAAACAAGTCGCAGTTCTTTGCCCTACAACAATTTTGGCCCAACAACATTATAATACTTTCAGAGATAGATTAGGCCGATATGCTGTTAATGTTGATTTACTTTCAAGATTCAGATCAAAAAGTGAACAAAATTCAACACTCAAAAAGTTAACTGAAGGTGGGGTAGATGTATTGATTGGAACACATAGAATTTTATCAAAAGATATTAGTTTCAAAGACATTGGTTTGCTAATAATTGATGAAGAGCAAAGATTTGGTGTTTCAGCTAAAGAAAAATTAAGAATGATTCGTGCTAACATTGACACATTAACTCTTACAGCAACCCCAATTCCCAGAACTTTAAATTTTTCTTTACTAGGTGCAAGAGACTTATCCTTAATAGAAACTCCCCCAAGAAATAGATTACCAATCCATACAGAACTAATTCAATGGAATGATGAAACAATAAGAGAAGTTATTCAAAATGAAATTAAACGTGGTGGGCAATGTTTTTTTGTTCATTGGAAAATAAGTGATATTGAAGATATTTCTGCAAAAATTAGAGAACTTGTTCCTAATTCTAGAATCACAATAGCACACGGACAGTTATCCCCAAATGTTGTTGAAAAAAATGTAATGGCATTTATTGAAAAAAAATTTGATATCCTGATTGCTACAAAGATTATTGAATCAGGGATTGATATTCCTGCTGTTAATACAATGATTGTAAATAGAGCTGATAAATACGGTTTGGCAGAGCTGTACCAACTTAGGGGAAGAGTTGGTAGATCTAATATCCAAGCATTTTGTTATATGATTGTTCCACCATCAGCAAGTATATCAAAGATTGCAATGAGAAGGTTGCAAGCTATAAGTGAACTCACTGATTTAGGTTCTGGAATGAAGCTAGCAATGAAAGATATGGAGATAAGAGGAGCAGGGAATTTACTTGGTGGAGAACAATCTGGTTACATTGATGACATTGGTTTTGAACTATATCAGAAAATAATAGATGAAGCAGTAAGTGAGCTTAAAAACGAAGAGTTCAAAGGTATGTTTAATGAAAATATTGAAGAAGACAAACTTCCATTTAATGAAGCAATTACCATTGAAACTGAACAAGATGCTTTAATTACTAAAACATATATTCCCTCAGATTCTGAACGTTATGATTTTTATTTAAGAATGTATTCAAGTCGTGATGAATCTACCATAACAAACATTGAAAATGAAATGCGCGATAGATTTGGTAAGCTTCCAGTTAAAACTGATCGTCTATTTGAGGTTGTTAAGCTTAGACTTTTAGCTATGAATACTGGAGTTGATAAAATTATTCTTCAACATAATAAAATGATTTTAGAATTACCAAACGAAAACAACAAACTGTTTTACGAAAAACATTTCAAAAAAATTCTACAATCTATTAGTAAAATTCCAAATTCCAGTCCAGAGGCAAAAGGAAAATCTTTAAGGGTTATTATTGAAGGTGTAAATAGTATTCAAATGGCATATAGTATTATTAATCAAATAGTATTGGAGTTAAAAATTGTATGA
- a CDS encoding SDR family oxidoreductase: MNKTVFITGSARRIGRALVLNFAQQGWNVAVNYFSSKDKAENTLFDLQKYGIKAKLFKGDVKDKASIYNAILEAKEYFGTIDVLVNNAGIYPSKSTLLEVNEELWREVFNVNLFGEFFASQAYAKLFTKGRIINFSSLGGIQIWKDRIPYNVSKAAVIQLTKVLARSLAPNFTVNSVAPGAINLEDEPAEGNLIDVKKIPMQRYGSTEDIFSAVYFFATTTTYITGQTLIIDGGLHLSQDTSQDTSQE, from the coding sequence TTGAATAAAACTGTTTTTATTACTGGATCTGCTAGAAGAATAGGAAGAGCATTGGTATTAAATTTTGCTCAACAAGGTTGGAATGTTGCAGTTAACTATTTTTCTTCTAAAGATAAAGCAGAAAATACTTTATTTGATTTACAAAAGTATGGTATTAAAGCAAAATTATTTAAAGGTGATGTTAAAGATAAAGCATCAATTTATAATGCAATTTTAGAAGCAAAAGAATATTTTGGAACAATAGATGTTCTTGTTAATAATGCAGGAATATATCCATCGAAAAGTACTTTATTAGAGGTGAATGAAGAGCTATGGAGAGAAGTTTTTAATGTAAATTTATTTGGAGAATTTTTTGCTTCTCAAGCTTATGCAAAATTATTTACTAAAGGAAGAATAATAAATTTTTCTTCACTTGGGGGCATTCAAATTTGGAAAGATAGAATTCCTTACAATGTTTCTAAAGCAGCTGTAATTCAATTAACCAAGGTATTAGCCAGATCTTTAGCACCAAATTTTACAGTTAATTCTGTAGCTCCAGGAGCTATAAATTTAGAAGATGAACCAGCAGAAGGAAACCTAATTGATGTTAAAAAAATTCCAATGCAAAGATATGGCTCAACCGAAGATATTTTTTCTGCTGTTTATTTTTTTGCAACTACAACAACATATATTACAGGGCAAACTCTAATTATTGATGGAGGTTTGCATCTATCTCAAGATACATCTCAAGATACATCTCAAGAATAA
- a CDS encoding isoaspartyl peptidase/L-asparaginase produces MCKLIIHGGFFSEHETDLNTKISKQDSLKEIILLGYDYLKNHSSLQTVSYVVSLLEDSHWFNAGTGSQIQSDGEIRMSASIMDGVTKKFAGVVNIQNIKNPILVAEKLLDYDDKVIGGEGANLFASKIGFSYYNPITDQRKDEYNLRKAGNGSGTVGCVALDDNSNLAVATSTGGKGFEMLGRISDSATTSGNFANQNCAVSCTGIGEDIVRVALASSIVIRVTDGLTIEDSFKKTFAELNEFDGFAGAIGIDKYGNFYHKESIPSIVYAQYDGENLRIFD; encoded by the coding sequence TTGTGTAAATTAATTATACATGGTGGTTTTTTTAGTGAACATGAAACAGATCTGAATACTAAAATTTCAAAACAAGATTCGTTAAAGGAGATAATTTTATTAGGTTATGATTATTTAAAAAATCATTCGTCACTGCAAACAGTATCTTATGTTGTATCATTGTTAGAAGATTCTCATTGGTTCAATGCTGGAACTGGATCTCAAATACAAAGTGATGGAGAAATTAGAATGAGTGCTTCAATAATGGATGGAGTTACTAAAAAATTCGCTGGAGTAGTTAATATTCAAAACATAAAAAATCCAATTCTAGTTGCTGAAAAATTATTAGATTATGATGATAAAGTTATAGGGGGAGAAGGTGCAAATTTATTCGCTTCCAAAATAGGTTTTTCATATTACAACCCAATTACTGATCAAAGGAAAGATGAATATAATTTGCGTAAAGCAGGGAATGGTTCTGGTACTGTTGGTTGTGTTGCATTAGATGACAATTCAAATCTTGCAGTTGCTACTTCTACTGGTGGAAAAGGATTCGAAATGCTAGGAAGGATATCAGATTCTGCAACAACATCTGGTAATTTTGCGAATCAGAACTGTGCAGTTTCTTGCACTGGTATTGGTGAGGACATTGTAAGAGTTGCTTTGGCATCATCAATTGTAATTAGAGTAACTGATGGATTAACAATAGAAGATTCATTCAAAAAAACTTTTGCCGAGTTGAATGAATTTGATGGATTTGCTGGAGCAATAGGAATTGATAAATATGGTAATTTTTATCATAAAGAGTCTATCCCTAGCATTGTTTATGCTCAATATGATGGTGAAAATTTAAGAATTTTTGATTAA